The segment CCACTCCACCATCTCCAGCTGGCAGGCCGGCAGGAGAAGCCCTCTCCCTGGTTGGTTTCCCTCCCTGGTGTCCAGGGACTTGTCTAACGGGTTTGGTTTGGGTGGAAGACCcagagaggaaatgcttccacagaaaacaaaagaaatgcaagaatctGTCTGTACACTCTACCCTTCTACCACCATCACGAAAGAATGGGGTTCAgaataatagtgataataataatgacaataacgGTGAGCACAGAGGTAGCTAAAATGCACCAAGGGCTCATCCCCCCGCAGGCGTGTCTGAAGCCTTTTGACACAGATAAATCCATTTAATCGTCACAACAACCTAATGCCAAAGGGATATGATCCCCTTTTCAAAGGTGAGGAAGTAGGTACCTTGCCTAAACTGGAGCAGCTGAACAGTGGCAGGACCCGCCTGTCTGGCTCTGGAGCCTTGGCTCACCACACCCAGGCCTCCAGCTGCAGTGCTGATAAGGCTCCATCACCCACCATCTAACAATCTCAGGCCCCAAAGAGCCCCACCCGACACCCTTCCCTGTGAGCGGGTGTGGCCTAGGAGTTAagagctggggtggggcccaTCTGCGGCTCCCTCCCAGAAGAAAAACACAGGGAAGGCGGGAACATGTGAAGCCCCGCCTTTTCTGGGCCTAGCAGGCTGGAGGCTCCCCAGGAAGCCTTAGGTTCAGAAGACACAGTAACCTCAGCCCCGTGTGATCTTCCTTCAGCAGGCTCATCAGCATAGAGAACATCCTTCGTCAGGGTAACTGACACTGAGCCTCTTTTCTAAGATTCAGGCTCCTGGGTGCAGCTGCCAAGAAGTGGGGACCACGGGCAGCCCTGGGCACCTGCAGGTGGACAGAAGTTCACTCgtgttttcctcctccaggccagGCAGTACCTAACTGCCGACTCCAAATAAGATGCTGTCCCCTCCCTCAGGGGCTTccaggagcacagccctgccacCAGTGGCTGCCCCGCAGCTGTCTGGTCAGGTCCCAAGCAGGCTCCAAGCCCCCGCGGCTCAACCAACCAGACCTCCTTGCGCACAACAGCAGCCTGACACACTCTGATCGGCCCTCTGGGGAAGATAGGCATGGAGAGGAGACAGCAACCACCCCCCATTGTAGGAGGGACTGTACAAGGAGGTGCAGCAAAGCAGGTGGGGGCCATGGGAGAGGCGCCGTCAGGCCATCCGAGCCCAGAGAACACCCGGCTGAGGCTGGCGACCAGACCTCTCTGCTCCCACCGCCGTGCCACCCTGGACCAGGCCGCCAGCCGCGTCTGCCTGCGGTCACCACCGCAGTGTCTCCGCCAGTCTCGGCGCTGGTCTCCGCGCCTCTTCACGCCACAGCCCGCTTGTGGCCTCTGCTCCAACAATGCCCACGACTGTGGTCTCAGTGCCTCACAAGGGTTTTTCACTCTACACTTCAGATCTGCACCCTTTACTATCCAGACAGCACAGCTCAGAAACTACAGTCAAGCCACCAGTGCAAGAACCTCATTAGCAGAGGCCACATAAAACTGTTTGCTCTGAAATCTGTTTTCCCGAACATTAATGTTTGAAAGCAATCTACAAGTAACAACCTTCAGGACAATATATTTGCTTGTGGGTAACAACAAATTCCACAGCCTAAAAAACAGAGGATAAGGAGTTCCCTGGTGCCCTAGTGATTAGGATTCTGGACTTTCGCTGCCATGGTCCAGATCCAGTTTCTGATTAATCCCCTGGGTTAGGTTCCTGAGATTCTGCAAGCCACACggtacaaacaacaacaaaatgattatttaaaaaattactgaaaacaaaataattctgTACTTAGAAAATGTTTCTTCACTCTCCTCGGGAAGCAGCTGGCTGCTGTCCCCTAATTCTCACTCTTCCATCATCTTCACATCTCAACTGAATCATTGCTCCTCCTAGCGAGTCCCCTGGGCCCCAGGCTATGCCAAGGGCACCAACAGCATTCTCTACCTCTTCCCATCATATCACTCCCTTCCTGGCGATCATTTCAGAAGAATTTTCTGACCTGGGCCAGCAATTAATAGAAAAAGTCAATTAAAGCCATGTTTGCGTACATGAGACATACATACTCTACACTCCTCATCTGAGAtggaaacacagacacacacatcttTTCTCTGAGTGTGGGTTTGCTGATCAGGTTTCCTGACTTGTCTATctgctaatttttatttctttgaggcAGAATaaggggacttccatggtggtccagtggttaagaatccaccctgcaatgcTGGGGACTCAGggtctatccctggtcagggaactaagacgcCACGCTGCCTCGGAGCAGCTGCGCCCACgcgccacagctcctgagcccgcgcacagctagagagtccatgCACTGCAACGAAAGACCCCGCGTGGCTCACCTGAGACCTGACGTGGTCAAACacataaatattgttttaaataaaaaaataaaagtcagcctTCTAAAAAAAGGGCATCTGCAAAGAAACCTGACTGTGAAATCCTTCTGCATTTTTAGGAACTGTTTACAGCTGTCTTGTCCACATCTATTTTTGACAGAAATGCCATCTGAATGATTCTAAAGTGGTCAAGTAGTATTTACAGAAAGAAATACTTTCCCTCACTGCTTGTTCTGAGGTCCAACAAAGTGCTTCAGAGCTCAGATTGTGCAGCTGAGTGGAACAGCTGGGTCCAAACCTCAGAGCAGTaacttagctgtgtgaccttgggtaagctACTTAACTGCTCCGTGCCTGTTCCCCGGTTGTAAACCTGGGGTTTTGGCTATCACCACTGCTTCGTTTTCATGTAATGTTAAGTGCAATTATGTAATTATAATAACAACTACAGCTGCCACAAAACAGGTTGGGGAACAAATAGCTGACGCTTGATAAGCATCCAACTAAGCTGATGGAGCGGAAGCCCGAGGGTGTGCGTAGACCCCAGCAGGCCAAGGGCATTAGTCAGTGTGTTTTACGGAAGGAAATGCGAGGCAGCAGGTGAGCCCAGGTCAGTGAGGCCAGGAGAGGTAAGAAGGACTTCACGGAACTCGCCCACCACCTCCCTCCAGCCCCGGCTGCACGTGAGAATCACCTGGCGAGCTTTACCAAGCACAGGGTTCTAACACACCCAGAGGAGGGGCCTGGGCACAGGCCTTCAGAAATGCTCCTACATGCCTCAAACAGGCCCTAGAATGGAACCCCTGGGAGGGCAGAGCCTGCCTCTCTTGCTCACAACTGGACACAAGGTGCCCACGCAGTTCCTGGCCACCGTGGACACTGGACTCCTGTCTTTTAAGGAGGgatggcagccaccaggttcCACGCACCAGGGCACAGGCCCCACTCCTGCTTCTCGGCTGCTCCATCACACCAGGGGTGGGAACCCACAAGAAACAGTTGAGGCCAGGCCTGAGCGACAAAGATACCAAGGGAGAAGTCAGTCCTCCGCAGGAAGCCGGGGCCTCGCTGGTGATAAACACCCCCATGCTGGTTCCAGGAGGTGCCAGCAGGAGCTGTGGTTAATCATCTACCCAGTGCCATGGACAGCAAACAGCCATGGGTGGCGCCCCAGCCCTGGGGCCTCCTGAGCAGGTCCTTTCAGTGGACACAGGTGAGGGGGACAGGTGGCCTGGGGCAAGGGCCCTGGAGCCATTCTCTTCCCACCGACTCCAATTCTGACTTGTCTCAGCCAGAACACTTCAACCCACAGGCCCTGAGCAGCCCTCCAAAACAGCATCGCAAGAGGGCAGAATACAGCAGAGGGGGTAAGTGTGAAAGGCTGAAAGGGAATGCGGTTGCTCGGCAACAGGCCCTAGGCCACCTTTGTCTGCTCTGGTGACAGCAGGCAGGTCTGGTCAGGGCCAGCCATCAGGGcgaccccttttcctcctgagtCGGGGCAGAGCTCTGGTCTCCTGGCAGTGTCTTCAGCTCGGCCCCCGCAGAGTGTGGCTCTGGAGGATTCCCCTGATCCATTCTCTCTTAGGACACAAGACCGagagcagcagacctgggtaaTGGCGCCTTCCTTCTCCACCTTTACTCCCTTCAATTGGCTACTGGCTCGCAGCCTGCCTATCTCAGCTGTGTTTCAAGATGATTAGTTGGTCCTGCCTCTAAGGAAGCCGGCTGAGCTCCCAGCTTGAGTCCGTCCACTCCTTGGCTCCAGTGAGGACCTCTTAAAACGCTCCCCAGATGTTCGCAACTGAGGCAGGAAAACCAGGAAGGGTCTATATCAGtgcttttcacttattttttggcCGTGTCAcgtggcatgcagactcttaactccctgaccagggatcaaacctgtgccccctgcactggggttAGGAttatagtcttaaccactgggccaccgggaAGTCCCTACAGCAGTGCTTTTCAGGTTCTGGCTGAGCAGGTCTCAGGGATGGGAGAGAAAGTCCCTGATCACAGCAGGGCTGCTCAGGAAAGGCCTGGGGAAGACAGAGCGCACTGGACCACCCTCACCCCTGCCCTTGATGCCAGTCCCTGCTTTCACTTTAGTGGAGGAGGAAAGCCCATCCGTTGCCTGCTGGAGGCACTGAGCCCCAAGACCCAGTGTCTCTTCAATGCCCACTAACTGCAGAGATTGCTGCTGTTCTGAGATGGCACCAGAGGATGGAGTTAGGGGAGTAGGCAGTAGCACATGGGGAGGGCCATGGAGAAGCCCCGGCATTCAGGGCCTCTGTCCCCGCCTTTCCAGGTTCAAATGGACAAAATGCTATCGAAATACTCCTGGAAGATGGAGTTCTGGGAGAACCCCTGGGACCAGGGGGGCCTGGCAGTGATCATCCTGTTCTTCACCACGGTCCTGTCTCTCATCTTATTTGCTATTATCTTTGGTTTCCTCCCCATGAACAAAACGACCAACCAGAATGAAGAGTCGTGACCTGACTTTCTGCCGGGCAAGGGGGCCATTCTCAAAACACTATGAACTTTCTTCAAAGCTCTTTAACAGTCtggaattaaaatttttcatatgaTTATCTGATAAATGCCTGTCTTCCCCACTGGTTCAAGTACCAAAAAGCAGGGGCTGGGTCTCTTTCTGTTCCCCATTGTACCCCTTTTCCGGTGTGCCTTGCCCAGAGTCAGTACCAGGCAGTGTTTGCTGctggaacaaatgaatgaatgaagaaatgagcAAAGGAACGGATACACAGAGGGATGCCTGAACCGTCGGCTCTCTGAGCCTGGAGACCCTGGGAGACGACAGAGCCCAGTACAACCTAGGCCTAAACCAAAGCAGTTCTTCCTATCTCAGGGTGcagaggcctctgggccagaGGTTACTTTCAACCTAATTACTATTCCTTTTTACACTCAAAGGTAAATTTGAGTCATCAGTAATCAAATGCATTTCATGGTCATGCTCAGAGAAAGCAGCTGCACACCGAGAAGAGAGGAAGCCGGCTGGATGCCCCACACTGGCCTTCATATGACCTGCATGTCTTTTCTCTGGTCCCAGAGACGCCCAGGTATCCCTCACAGAGCCCCCCAGCCCCCATGCGCCCCGACCCTACAATGCAGCCTTTGTAGACATGTCCCCGCCTCTGCCGACGCCACCATGCTGGCCTGTCCCTTGCTGCCAGGTGCCCTCCCTTCGCAAACAGCTGCTTCAGTGTCAACCTCAAACCAGGCTATTCTTAGAAAAGGGGCAAATGTCTGGTGGAGAAGGGGCTTTGCCTTTGTGCTATGTACCATCTGTTCAATAAAGAAACATTCTTTCATTCAAAGAGCAATTTCAAATCTAGCCACACCAGCCATGCTGACTCCATCCCAGGGCCTTGAAGTCCTGGCATCAGACACCCTCACGTGCAAcaagagagacagaagagataaGGTGGCTTACAGGGCAACAGGAGGCCCCCCAGTGCTCGGCCCCTGACACATTAAGAGGCCCCAGCTCCCTGAGCTGAGATAGAAGGCAGAAGCCCCTGGGAGGACCTGGCCTCTTGTGTGGTAAGCTGCTGCAGCCTAGAGGTGGCAGAGCTAAGCCTCCGGACAGCCTTGCAGAGACTCAGACTCATCCCCAACAAGAACCCAGCCAGGGCGCTTTCCAGAACAGGGGACTCTGATACCCAGCAAGGACACAGAGCCCTTTCAGGACAAGTGCTTCACTCAAGAAGCCAAAGGAGGCCTAATTTAGCAGCTCATAGTATGAGTGCCTACAAAGGGCTCTGGTCACAGGGGCTGTGGGCAAGGGTCCTGACCACCTCTGCTGGGCGTGGTCTTGCGAGGCCAAATGAGAGATggccacttggagaaggaaacagcttcaACCCAGGGGCTACCAACTCATCAGTGAAGAGGAGGGGGTGAGAGTCAAAACATACAGCCCAAGTAAGAGCCTCTCTGGTCTCCAGAGGAAACCTTCAAACCTCTGCTGGACACGAGTACCGTGCACTTAATCAGCTCCGTGCTTCCAGAATCTAGTCCAGCAAAAACCAAGATGGCGTGTGTGTATGAAAACGTGAACGTCCCTGACAATCGGGAGATGGGGATTATCATCTGTCCTACTGTGAGCTTCATGACCATGACCTCTCTGGTCCACTCGATGTCTGAAGCCATAAGTTCTGCATCTATCTTACAGGTTGTCCAATGAGATCTAACCAATGAGAGCAAAGGAATCAAAGAGCTTTCTTGAGCCAAGCGCTATACAAATGCCAGGGCTCCCAGCCTGTCTCGAATGCTCCCAGACGTCCCTCACACAGTGTGTCCACAGCTGCTCGTGCCCAGCGCCCGCCCTGAGCAGCTATCAGGCTCTTTCATAGCCCCCTCCAGCAGCAGATGCGGATCAAACAGATACGTGGTTTCCAAAGTGGGCAGGCTGCTGTTACATTAGAAATATGATGTCTCTCCAAGCACAATACCGCCCCCTCCGCCCCCTAAGAGATAAGCTGAGCCACATGTTTCTGTTTGGGTCTGGGTGGAGACTGACAACCCTACAAGTGAAGCCAGTGGTCCAGCTCCACGGCACGTGACAACCACAACGCCAGTGGTGTAGAACTGGTCGCATCTCTTGGAACTGAGTCATTCACGGGGCCAGCCACTCTGGAAGTGGGTAGAGTGGGATGGGTGGGTGACCACCCAAAATACACAATGAATCCTCACAGGGCCAGAGTTTCTGAGGCCCTGCAAGGGAAAGTGCAGGAAAAACTCCTTCTAAGGAGTACCACCTTCCATGCTCCCTGACAGGAAACATCCCACACGATGGCCCTCAGCAGGCAGGGGTCCCTTGCTGGCCCAGGAGCTGCCCTACATGAGCTGGTTAACGCATGGTGACGGGGGAGGGAAAGGTCTCAACACTTGGCTCCACACACGAGATACGTCACTCACCCTGACTCTTCGCAGAAGGCCACCAGGGCATCAAAGGCCAAGACTGCAGCTTTATCAGATGCTTTGTTCCCTCTCTTTTCCTGGAGACAAGAAACAACTATTCAGCAAAAGTCTTACATAGTTGGACGACCACATAGCCCAACAAATGATGAGACAGAAAAACAGCAAAGGACACTAATTAAGACATTCATGAAACAGCCTCCTTCACACCTGACCATGCATTCCCTGAGCAGCTTTTGGAAAACAGAAATTCCCCAAAGTACCAGCTCCAGTCAGGTCCCAGGTcacttttttaaagcaatttcagGTGACTCAGTTCCAGAAATAGGCTATCTAGCTTAAAGTGTACCTATATAtacctacggagaaggcaatggcaccccactccagtactcttgcctggaaaatcccatggatggaagagcctggtaggctgcagtccatggggtcgctaagagtcggacacgactgagtgactccactttcacttctcactttcatgcattggagaaggaaatggcaacccactccagtgttcttgcccggagaatcccagggacgggagagcctgttgggctgccgtctatggggtcgcacagagtcggacacgactgagcgacttcactttcacttctcactttcatgcactggagaaggaaatggcaacccactccagtattcttgcctggagaatcccagggacgggagagactgttggactgccatctatggggtcgcacagagtcggacacgactgaagtgacttagcagcatatatacctaagtatatacatatgtcggagaaggtgatggcaccccactccagtactcttgcctggagaatcccatgggtggaggagcctggtaggctgcagtccatggggtcgcggagagtcggacactgagcgacttcactttgacttttcactttcatgcactggagaaggaaatggcaacccgctccagtgttcttgcctggagaatcccagggacgggggagcctggtgggctgccgtctatggggtcgcacagagttggacacgactgaagcgtcttcgcagtagcagcagcatgtatgtatgtatatatactctATCTTTTtttggcatgtgtgatcttaattcctagacaagggatcaaacctcaccccttgcagtggaagcacagagtcttaaccactggaccagagtcttaaccatcggaccaccagggaattccctacctgtattttaaaatttaaatagataTTGCTAGATTGCGTCCCTCCTCAAAAGACTGTAACACTGCATTTTTCTCCTGGCAAAGTATAGACACTCCTTCCTACATGTGCCCACTAGCAACAGGGTTTGAGCTCTTTTCCAtgtgtgtcagattttatttaatttttacctcCTTGACTACTACCAGATTTGAACATCTTTGGATATATCATTTGATGAGTTTTTCTGGGAATTTTTGTTTCgtatcctttattttttcttgtcagTTGGGGAAAGCTCTCTATTTATTGCCCACTTTAACCTTTGGTTTACCTTTTACGTTAAATATTTTTCCAGGTCTATTATTTATCTATTGCCTCTCTTGATGGTATCTTCACCACACAGAATTTTTCCATAGGTTCAGGATTTATAGAAACTTAAGATTATTTATGTATCCAAATATttggttttttgaaaagatagCTTTGtggatttttaatttacattacaAAAGTATCTTCACTGGATCTCCAGCCCCAGGTGACACACAGGACTAACCTTAATCCTTTTTCTTTGGGCCACACAGttttgggatcttaattccttgagcagggattga is part of the Bubalus kerabau isolate K-KA32 ecotype Philippines breed swamp buffalo chromosome 4, PCC_UOA_SB_1v2, whole genome shotgun sequence genome and harbors:
- the SMIM6 gene encoding small integral membrane protein 6 encodes the protein MDKMLSKYSWKMEFWENPWDQGGLAVIILFFTTVLSLILFAIIFGFLPMNKTTNQNEES